From Diadema setosum chromosome 5, eeDiaSeto1, whole genome shotgun sequence, the proteins below share one genomic window:
- the LOC140228689 gene encoding proliferating cell nuclear antigen-like, which yields MFEARLLQGTILKKALEAIKEMVKDGNWECSSSGISMQSMDFSHVALIMLNLKESLFDKYRCDRNVTLGLNHETLSKILKCAANDDVITLKASDQPDEINILFQSSNDEKTSEFVVKLIDFDGEQLGIPDTEYTATIKLPSQEFQRICRDLSQFGDTVVISAKKGSVEFSGSGDVGTAKIVLKENGGIDDDDKISVEMDKDQPCSLSFANRYLNHFTKATPLSDTVTLQLCPENPLVVSYDISNMGFMKFYLAPKIEEED from the exons ATGTTCGAAGCAAGGCTGCTCCAAGGAACAATTCTGAAGAAGGCTCTGGAAGCCATCAAAGAAATGGTGAAGGATGGAAACTGGGAATGTTCATCATCAG GTATCAGCATGCAGAGTATGGACTTCAGTCATGTAGCTCTCATCATGCTCAATCTCAAGGAGTCCTTGTTTGACAAATACAGATGCGACCGGAACGTCACACTTGGTCTCAACCATGAAAC ACTCTCAAAAATCCTCAAGTGTGCTGCCAACGATGATGTCATCACATTAAAAGCTTCAGACCAACCAGATGAGATTAACATCCTCTTCCAGTCCAGCAATGATGAGAAGACATCAGAATTTGTCGTCAAGCTCATCGACTTTGATGGTGAACAACTTGGCATTCCA GACACAGAGTACACAGCAACCATCAAGCTTCCCTCACAAGAATTCCAGAGGATCTGCAGGGATCTCAGCCAGTTTGGCGACACCGTTGTGATTTCGGCCAAGAAGGGTTCCGTGGAGTTCTCCGGGTCCGGAGACGTGGGAACAGCCAAGATTGTGCTGAAGGAGAATGGTGGCATTGATGATGACGACAAG ATTTCAGTTGAGATGGACAAGGACCAGCCATGCAGTCTCTCGTTTGCCAACCGATACCTCAACCACTTCACCAAGGCCACTCCCCTCTCAGACACAGTGACACTTCAGCTCTGTCCAGAGAACCCCCTTG TTGTCTCGTACGACATCAGCAACATGGGCTTCATGAAGTTCTACCTGGCGCCGAAGATAGAAGAAGAGGACTAG